One segment of Desulfosudis oleivorans Hxd3 DNA contains the following:
- the recN gene encoding DNA repair protein RecN produces MLNELAIKNFAIIDDLRIRFDRGLTILSGETGAGKSIIINAVNLLLGSRATARLIRTGESTAEVEAVFDVAPKSELARKLEVNGLTGDNELIIRRVVSDTNKNRIYINGHAATIQVLSDITASLASISGQHAHQQLLNEDLHLLILDAFAGLTGQREAVGEKFATLVPMLRELETLKSRQADQARQQELLAFQKDEIEKANITPGEDQNLERDKRRLKNAQELYTLVYGCIEGLYDAQGAVIEQLALVRTSLENGARIDDTLEPHRAAIVDIEARTADAVEGLRSYLNTIDTDGTALEQVEERLDLVVRLKKKYGPTLEDVLARLDQIAADLTGLENLSGRIGQMETAIAAAHKDLARAATTLSAKRKKAAPGFCRAIEAELAQLKMEGTRFDVVFSATPADAKTSPFLTADGKIITDTGLDKAAFSIAPNVGETAKPLAAIASGGELSRVVLAIKAMLAGKEAVETLIFDEVDAGIGGEAAEVVGKKLAALSRFHQTLCITHLPQIARFGDIHYRIEKQVKSGRTVTHMVRLSDEDRIQEIARMTGGKKITEKTLAHAKEMLETAASAKAD; encoded by the coding sequence ATGCTCAATGAACTTGCCATCAAAAACTTTGCCATCATCGATGACCTGCGCATCCGTTTTGACCGGGGGCTGACCATCTTAAGCGGCGAGACCGGGGCCGGAAAGTCGATCATCATCAATGCCGTCAACCTGCTTTTGGGGTCAAGGGCCACGGCCCGGCTGATCCGCACCGGGGAAAGCACGGCCGAGGTGGAAGCGGTGTTTGACGTGGCGCCAAAAAGCGAGCTGGCCCGCAAACTTGAGGTGAACGGCCTTACCGGCGACAATGAGCTGATCATTCGGCGGGTGGTGTCCGACACCAACAAGAACCGGATCTACATCAACGGCCATGCGGCCACCATCCAGGTGCTTTCCGACATCACGGCCAGCCTGGCCTCCATATCGGGCCAGCACGCCCACCAGCAGCTGCTCAACGAGGATCTTCACCTTTTGATTTTAGACGCTTTTGCCGGGCTGACCGGGCAACGGGAAGCGGTGGGTGAAAAATTTGCCACCCTTGTCCCTATGCTGCGCGAGCTGGAAACCTTAAAATCCCGGCAGGCGGACCAGGCCCGGCAGCAGGAGCTCCTGGCCTTTCAGAAGGACGAGATCGAAAAGGCAAACATCACTCCGGGCGAAGACCAGAACCTGGAACGGGATAAAAGACGGCTGAAAAACGCCCAGGAGCTCTACACCCTGGTGTACGGCTGCATCGAAGGACTTTACGACGCCCAGGGCGCGGTGATCGAACAGCTGGCCCTGGTCCGCACCAGCCTGGAAAACGGGGCCCGCATCGACGACACCCTGGAGCCTCACCGGGCCGCCATCGTGGATATCGAGGCCCGGACCGCCGATGCGGTAGAGGGACTGCGAAGCTATTTAAACACCATCGACACCGACGGCACGGCCCTGGAACAGGTGGAAGAGCGGCTGGACCTGGTGGTCCGGCTTAAGAAAAAATACGGCCCCACCCTGGAGGATGTGCTGGCCCGGCTGGACCAGATCGCCGCGGATCTGACCGGCCTGGAAAACCTTTCCGGCCGGATCGGGCAAATGGAGACCGCCATTGCCGCGGCCCACAAGGACCTGGCCCGGGCCGCAACCACCCTTTCGGCCAAACGCAAAAAAGCGGCCCCCGGCTTCTGCCGGGCCATCGAAGCCGAACTGGCCCAACTCAAAATGGAGGGCACCCGCTTTGACGTAGTCTTTTCCGCCACCCCGGCGGATGCAAAGACCAGCCCGTTTCTGACGGCGGACGGCAAGATCATCACCGATACCGGCCTCGACAAAGCCGCCTTTTCCATTGCCCCCAACGTGGGTGAAACCGCCAAGCCCCTGGCCGCCATCGCCTCGGGCGGCGAGCTCTCCCGCGTGGTGCTGGCCATAAAGGCCATGCTGGCCGGAAAGGAAGCGGTGGAGACATTGATTTTTGATGAGGTGGACGCGGGCATCGGCGGTGAGGCCGCCGAGGTTGTGGGAAAGAAGCTGGCCGCGCTCTCCCGCTTTCACCAGACCCTCTGCATCACCCACCTGCCCCAGATCGCCCGGTTCGGGGACATTCACTACCGGATTGAAAAACAGGTGAAGAGCGGCCGTACCGTCACCCACATGGTGCGGCTGTCCGATGAAGACCGCATCCAGGAGATCGCCCGCATGACCGGGGGCAAAAAAATCACGGAAAAGACCCTGGCCCACGCAAAAGAGATGCTGGAAACCGCCGCGTCCGCCAAAGCCGACTGA
- a CDS encoding DNA-3-methyladenine glycosylase I yields MEKRCDWAGTDPDYIHYHDTEWGVPLHDDGRLFEMLVLEGAQAGLNWLTILKKRPAYRKAFDDFDPVRVARYDARKIDRLMADPGIVRNRKKIDAAVTNAKAFLRVRKEFGSFDTYIWSFVEGRPVVNAWETVKQMPASTPASEAMSADLKKRGFSFVGPVICYAFMQSTGMVNDHIVTCFRYNEINNRQATGKRP; encoded by the coding sequence ATGGAAAAACGGTGTGACTGGGCGGGTACCGACCCGGATTATATCCACTACCATGACACGGAATGGGGCGTCCCCCTTCATGATGACGGCAGGCTGTTTGAAATGCTGGTGCTGGAGGGGGCCCAGGCCGGGCTGAACTGGCTGACCATTCTCAAAAAGAGGCCGGCCTACCGAAAAGCCTTTGACGATTTCGACCCGGTCCGGGTGGCCCGGTATGACGCGCGCAAAATCGACCGACTGATGGCAGACCCCGGTATTGTGCGCAACCGGAAAAAGATTGATGCCGCCGTGACCAATGCGAAAGCGTTTTTAAGGGTGCGGAAAGAATTCGGCTCTTTTGACACCTATATCTGGTCCTTTGTGGAGGGCCGGCCCGTTGTCAATGCGTGGGAAACCGTCAAACAGATGCCGGCGTCCACCCCGGCATCCGAGGCCATGAGCGCGGATTTAAAAAAACGGGGATTTTCCTTTGTAGGGCCGGTAATCTGCTATGCCTTTATGCAGTCCACGGGCATGGTCAACGACCACATCGTGACCTGCTTCCGTTATAATGAGATCAACAACCGCCAAGCCACGGGGAAAAGACCATGA
- a CDS encoding glycosyltransferase family 4 protein, with protein sequence MIPDIPPHQNVGFISTRLAGTDGVTLETWKWADIFKEEGFSCFYFAGELETPPECSYLCEKAHFSHPVIVDIFENCFGVRVRGRYITQLIHRVKEEIKDHLYTFIQKFNLDVLVVENALAIPMNLPLGIGLAELIAEIGIPVIGHHHDFFWERERFLTNSVWEYLNMAFPPHLSQIRNVVINSAADNQVSLRTGISSTVIPNVMDFENPPPPPDDYTQNVRQDLGIADDELFVLQPTRVVQRKGIEHAIELVSRLERKAKLVISHAAGDEGMEYYERVKDFSERMGVTTVFVSDIINDQRDTLPDGRKKYTLDDIYPYADLVTYPSNFEGFGNAFLEAIYYRRPIAVNRYSIYATDIKPKGFSVIEINGFVTKKTVDHTRRVLDDADYRHRMVTHNYEVAKRYYSYSVLRQKLKTIITDCVGYQF encoded by the coding sequence ATGATTCCTGATATTCCGCCCCATCAGAACGTGGGATTTATTTCAACGCGCCTGGCCGGCACCGATGGTGTGACCCTGGAAACCTGGAAATGGGCCGACATTTTCAAGGAAGAGGGGTTTTCCTGCTTTTACTTTGCCGGGGAGCTGGAAACACCGCCCGAGTGTTCCTATCTTTGCGAAAAGGCCCACTTCAGCCATCCTGTGATCGTGGACATCTTTGAAAACTGCTTCGGGGTCCGGGTCCGGGGCCGGTACATCACCCAGCTGATTCATCGGGTAAAAGAGGAGATCAAGGACCACCTCTACACCTTTATTCAGAAGTTCAACCTGGATGTGCTGGTGGTGGAAAACGCCCTGGCCATTCCCATGAACCTGCCCCTGGGCATCGGCCTGGCCGAACTGATCGCCGAGATCGGTATTCCCGTCATCGGCCACCACCACGACTTTTTCTGGGAGCGGGAGCGGTTTCTCACCAACTCGGTGTGGGAGTACCTCAACATGGCCTTTCCGCCCCACCTGTCCCAGATCCGGAACGTGGTGATCAACTCGGCAGCAGACAACCAGGTGAGCCTGCGCACCGGCATCTCCTCCACAGTGATCCCCAACGTGATGGACTTTGAAAACCCGCCGCCCCCTCCCGACGACTACACCCAAAACGTGCGGCAGGACCTGGGCATCGCCGACGACGAGCTGTTTGTTCTGCAGCCCACCCGGGTGGTGCAGCGAAAGGGCATCGAACACGCCATTGAGCTGGTCAGCCGGCTGGAACGAAAGGCCAAACTGGTGATCTCCCACGCCGCCGGCGACGAGGGCATGGAATACTATGAGCGGGTGAAAGACTTTTCCGAGCGCATGGGTGTCACCACCGTGTTTGTGTCCGACATCATCAATGACCAGCGGGACACCCTGCCCGACGGCCGGAAAAAATATACCCTGGATGATATCTATCCCTATGCCGACCTGGTGACCTACCCCTCCAACTTCGAGGGGTTCGGCAATGCCTTTCTTGAGGCCATTTACTACAGACGGCCCATTGCCGTGAACCGCTACTCCATATACGCAACGGATATCAAGCCCAAGGGGTTTTCCGTTATCGAGATCAACGGGTTTGTCACCAAAAAAACCGTGGACCACACCCGGCGGGTGCTGGATGACGCGGACTACCGCCACCGGATGGTCACCCACAACTACGAGGTGGCCAAGCGCTACTACTCCTATTCCGTGCTGCGCCAGAAGCTCAAGACCATTATCACCGACTGCGTCGGCTACCAGTTCTGA
- a CDS encoding DUF2284 domain-containing protein gives MSLSPEFKPLVDFALGAGACRAAMLPAAKVVIDGSLADRCRAPGCPNYGLSINCPPHVPGPLELQKELETFHQALFFIIDVPAEMLFSGQRVKAFELLQKTAAAIERQAVQAGFARARAYAGGSCREIFCHAHGDCPPLLQKGECRYPQYARPSMSGFGIDVARLFETAGWTMRMAQPSPDTGATQMADICGLVLVD, from the coding sequence TTGAGCCTGTCACCAGAGTTCAAACCGCTTGTTGATTTTGCCCTTGGCGCCGGCGCCTGCCGTGCCGCCATGCTTCCGGCGGCAAAAGTCGTGATCGACGGCAGCCTGGCTGACCGGTGCCGGGCCCCCGGTTGCCCCAATTACGGGCTGTCAATTAATTGCCCGCCCCATGTTCCCGGCCCGCTGGAGCTTCAAAAAGAGCTGGAAACATTTCACCAGGCGCTCTTTTTTATCATCGATGTGCCGGCGGAAATGCTGTTTTCCGGGCAGCGCGTAAAGGCGTTTGAGCTCCTTCAGAAAACAGCGGCCGCCATTGAAAGACAAGCCGTTCAGGCCGGTTTTGCCCGTGCCCGGGCCTATGCCGGGGGCTCATGCAGGGAGATCTTCTGCCACGCCCACGGCGACTGCCCGCCGCTGTTGCAAAAAGGGGAGTGCCGCTATCCCCAGTATGCCCGGCCTTCCATGTCCGGCTTCGGTATTGACGTGGCCCGGCTGTTTGAAACCGCTGGATGGACCATGCGCATGGCGCAGCCATCGCCCGATACCGGTGCAACGCAAATGGCGGATATTTGCGGGCTGGTGCTGGTGGATTGA
- the thiD gene encoding bifunctional hydroxymethylpyrimidine kinase/phosphomethylpyrimidine kinase, which translates to MRIALTIAGSDSSGGAGIQADLKTFQAYGVFGMSAITAVTVQNTQKVYDIQEIAPDIVAGQINCIFEDTPVDAVKIGMVSSVGLIKAIAGALADRDLPPVVLDPVMISKSGYPLLKKEAQSALAFHLFPLARVVTPNLFEAQLLAGFEIISLEDMQKAAHRMIDMGARQAVIKGGHFQGEAAVDVLFDGRAFKMLSAPKIETRNTHGTGCTFSSALAAGMALGMDFFDAAARAKAYVTQAIARAPGIGKGSGPLNHMVAP; encoded by the coding sequence ATGCGCATCGCATTAACCATCGCCGGCTCCGATTCCTCGGGCGGGGCCGGCATTCAGGCCGACCTGAAAACCTTTCAGGCCTATGGCGTGTTCGGCATGAGCGCGATCACGGCGGTGACCGTTCAGAACACCCAGAAGGTCTACGACATTCAGGAGATCGCCCCGGATATCGTGGCCGGGCAGATTAACTGCATTTTTGAAGATACGCCGGTGGATGCCGTCAAGATCGGCATGGTCTCCAGCGTCGGTTTGATCAAGGCCATTGCCGGGGCACTGGCGGACCGGGACCTGCCGCCGGTGGTGCTGGACCCGGTGATGATCTCCAAGAGCGGCTATCCCCTGCTGAAAAAAGAGGCCCAAAGCGCCCTGGCCTTTCATCTGTTTCCCCTGGCCCGGGTGGTGACCCCCAATCTGTTTGAGGCCCAGCTTTTGGCCGGGTTTGAGATTATTTCTCTTGAGGACATGCAGAAGGCGGCCCATCGTATGATCGATATGGGGGCCCGGCAGGCGGTAATCAAGGGAGGGCACTTTCAGGGGGAGGCGGCCGTGGACGTGCTTTTTGACGGCCGGGCCTTTAAAATGCTGAGCGCCCCGAAAATCGAAACCCGTAACACCCATGGCACGGGCTGCACGTTTTCGTCGGCCCTGGCCGCCGGCATGGCCCTGGGCATGGACTTTTTTGATGCCGCGGCCCGGGCCAAGGCCTATGTCACCCAGGCTATTGCCCGGGCCCCGGGCATCGGCAAAGGAAGCGGGCCGCTGAATCACATGGTCGCGCCCTGA